In one window of Plasmodium berghei ANKA genome assembly, chromosome: 14 DNA:
- a CDS encoding apicoplast ribosomal protein L33 precursor, putative produces the protein MRKCNTLVYFFFFLLIISIKCYQQFITPNNINSIKLPYPKISSENRRNVNLYARKKKNRKVIILECTEARKLGKRPSRYVTEKNKVNTPKKLQLYKYNKYLKKRTLHVEIK, from the exons ATGAGAAAATGTAACACActagtatatttttttttttttctacttATTATTTCAATAAAATGCTATCAGCAATTTATTACgccaaataatataaatagcATAAAATTACCCTACCCAAAAATCAGTTCAGAAAATAGAAGAAATG TAAACTTATATgcaagaaaaaaaaaaaatcgaaaagTTATAATTCTTGAATGTACTGAAGCAAGGAAATTAGGGAAACGACCCTCAAGATATGTgacagaaaaaaataaagttaaCACACCAAAGAAattacaattatataagtataataaataccttaaaaaaagaacatTACATGTcgaaattaaataa
- a CDS encoding acyl-CoA binding protein, putative — MSDLFDKCVSFVNSLPKTESISMEAKLDLYKYYKQSMFGPCNIDAPSFFKFEEKKKYEAWKSLEGLSKDDAKAKYVEIVTSLYPEWNK, encoded by the coding sequence ATGAGtgatttatttgataaatgTGTTTCTTTTGTTAACTCACTACCTAAAACTGAATCAATTTCAATGGAGGCAAAGTTGGacttatataaatattataagcAAAGTATGTTTGGCCCATGTAATATTGACGCCCcaagtttttttaaatttgaagaaaaaaaaaaatacgaaGCATGGAAATCACTTGAAGGGTTAAGTAAAGATGACGCCAAAGCAAAATATGTTGAAATTGTTACTTCATTATATCCTGAATGgaacaaataa
- a CDS encoding RuvB-like helicase 1, putative has translation MNIIESNKEKERISLHSHISGLGLDEDGFVHDVDLDEPQKIYEKIEKDGNLTNGENIHDNQYNEICNMNGDNNIDRSGNEGEEGKDKIKNLYNCKGMVGQKKAREAAGIFINLIKEKNICKCLLLAGPSGSGKTAIAIAISKEISEEAIPFCIFNASQVYSCEVKKTEILTQYIRKSIGVKIKEIKEVFEGEVVKLEPFYDDTYDEKTISYVHITLKTLKEQKKIKIHSSIYENILKEKIQEKDVIYIESHSGLVKRVGRCSLYQDMFDIETDTFVDLPKGNVHKKKNIIQNVTLYDLDISNVQPKDNILNFFQNAKCKKTEITDKLRNEINKIVYKYVDQGVAQIVPGVLFIDEVHMLDIECFTYLNRTLESNLAPIVILATNRGICNIKGTNIISAHGIPVDLLDRIIIVKTMLYNKEEILQVLKLRCKFENIKIENEALNYLSDIGMNCSLRYAIQLLTPAKILSKRKGKKMISKSIIEIVSSIFFDTKRSTQLLLSEKNKYLY, from the exons ATGAATATAATCGAGTCcaataaagaaaaagagCGAATAAGTCTCCATAGCCATATTAGCGGTTTGGGTTTAGATGAGGACGGATTTGTGCACGATGTCGATTTAGATGAACCTCAAAagatatatgaaaaaatcgaaaaagATGGCAACCTCACAAATGGCGAAAATATACATGACAATCAATACAATGAAATATGCAATATGAATggagataataatattgatagATCAGGTAATGAAGGTGAAGAAGgtaaagataaaataaaaaatttatataattgcAAAGGTATGGTTGGTCAAAAAAAAGCTAGAGAAGCAGCaggaatatttataaacttaataaaagaaaaaaatatttgtaaatgCTTATTATTGGCTGGACCTAGTGGAAGTGGGAAAACAGCTATTGCTATTGCAATAAGTAAAGAAATTAGCGAAGAGGCTATTCCtttttgcatatttaaTGCATCTCAAGTATATTCTTGTGAGGTTAAAAAAACTGAAATTTTAACACaatatataagaaaaagTATTGGTGTAAAAATCAAAGAAATCAAAGAAGTATTTGAAGGAGAAGTTGTAAAATTAGAACCCTTTTATGATGATACATATGACGAAAAGACAATATCTTATGTACATATTACTTTGAAAACATtaaaagaacaaaaaaaaataaaaatacattcttctatatatgaaaatatattaaaagagaAAATACAAGAAAAagatgttatatatatagaatcACATAGTGGATTAGTTAAAAGAGTAGGTAGGTGTAGTTTGTATCAAGATATGTTTGATATAGAAACAGACACATTTGTTGATTTACCTAAGGGAAatgttcataaaaaaaaaaatatcatacAAAATGTTACATTATACGATTTAGATATATCTAATGTTCAGCCCAAAGATAATATACTTAACTTTTTTCAAAACGCTAAATGTAAAAAGACAGAAATAACAGATAAATTAcgaaatgaaataaataaaattgtttataaatatgttgaTCAAGGAGTTGCACAAATTGTTCCTGGTGTCTTATTTATTGATGAG GTGCATATGTTAGATATCGAATGTTTCACTTATTTAAACCGAACACTAGAATCAAATTTAGCGCCCATTGTTATTTTAGCAACAAATAGGGGAATTTGCAATATAAAAG GCACAAACATAATATCTGCACACGGAATACCTGTTGACTTACTCGATAGAATAATTATTGTGAAGACGATGTTATATAACAAAGAAGAGATATTACAG gttttaaaattaagatgtaaatttgaaaatataaaaattgaaaatgaagccttaaattatttatccGACATAG gCATGAACTGTTCTTTGAGATATGCTATACAACTTTTAACACCAGCAAAAATTTTATCCAAAAGaaaagggaaaaaaatgataagtAAATCCATTATAGAAATCGTTtcttccatttttttcgaCACAAAAAGATCAACGCAACTTTTGTTAAGTGAGAAAAACAAATACTTGTATTAA